The Alligator mississippiensis isolate rAllMis1 chromosome 11, rAllMis1, whole genome shotgun sequence genomic interval caagaaccctggtgttccctgtttaaaaatacccaattctctgataaaaaaatcccaaattcactctttaaaatacccaacAATCTCTAACTGTCCATGATTAAAGCAAATGTCACTATATATATGGCGATTGATCGATCAGTTGGGTAatcttttattgatatatttacaattttaaagcaatttggaacccTACCAGTGCCACTATTATatccatatatctatatctagatataaaaggcttagtttgtctgtctgtaagTCTGTCTGTGttcctgtctgtctgtaacgctctgTGTCAACCACACCTGCACTGCCGAGAGGGCAGCGATAGGCtgtgtgggcatgtgtggggtggggggaggctaatAGTGGGGTTACGATGGCTGTGCCCACCCCCCGCTGGCTGGTCCTGACGCCCTCCCAATTCCCAGCGGGTATCCAACGCGTGCACGCACCCCACAACTTGTATTACAACACCAAAAACCAGCAtggaagggggaggcagcagggaaggaaggaaggagaggggagtggagggaagggacagaggttgggagaagccctgctgctcaggggaggaggcggaggaggaggagggcagtgggagggatcccccatgccagaggctggaggaggaggcaacAGTCATGCAGGAAGTGTTtacatggctgccccccccccccccgccgcctgcTCACCCTTTGGTGCCAGCCATGTAAATACTACTTTGAAATATGTCTTTTTTGATGGCAATGGCTAATCATCATAATAAAAACTCTAAATTTCTATAGCATttgttattgctttttttttttttaatgtagaaaaaTCAGAGtggcctctgcccccttccctcaccagGATGTAGAGCACTGGGCAGCACTTATATCAGTGACCTGTCCCTTCctatgcccctcactctcaacctacAGTCCCTTCCCATCCAGTTtcatcactcctgacccgcagcccctgcctgcccccactaacTGCATCCCAGCAGCAACTCCATCctagcaccaggacatgggtcctgctgcagctgtcccacccactgctttgatATTCTGAGctgtgccagcccttgctgttctgctccctgtgcctgtgcccagacCCAGAAATCCCCATGTAATTCCTGGGAACCCTCAACTGGGTCTCAGGGTCTGGGCTGGTCTAGGCCCTTCTCTTCCAGGCTGCCTTTCTCCCACACTAGTAGTGCTAATCATATTTAGGACTCTGTCTTCCCTGAGTCATAAGCAAACAGCAGCCTATTATAGACTAAAACAGTATATTACATTAAGGTTTAAGATAGGATTTAGCGGCCAATTCCATTGTAAGTAAAAAGGGATTACTTACCCTTTAAACTATTCTTTCCCTTTAATTTCCCATCTCTAGTAGGGATGACCTCCAAGGAAGTTTGATGTAACTTAAAGTCCTTTTGACTATATTTATGTTTTGCCCACGCTATTTCAAAGCCACTTCATAGTCTACTGAATGCCTTCCCCAAGGCTCGCTTCACTTCTCTGTTCCTTAAAGTATAAATGAAAGGGTTTAGCAGTGGAGTTATTACAGTATTAAAACTGCTGACGAGCTTGTTCATGTCCAATGAATTTGGTGCAGAAGGCTTGACATACAGAAAAATGGTGGAGCCAAACCATATAGTCACAACGGTGAGATGGGCAGAGCAAGTGGAAAAGGCTTTTTGCTGACCTTGGGCTGACCGGATTTTCAATATGGTTGAGATTATATACATGTAGGAGATCAAGGTTACAGCACATGAGGCCACGACAACAATAATTGACACAAAGAATGTTGCCAACTCGACAAGACTAGTgtcagtgcaggacagagctatcAAGGAATCTATGTCACAAAGAAAGTGATTGATGATGTTAGGGCTACAGAAAGACAGCCTGGATACCAGGAATGCCAGCACAGAGATAGCCAGAAAACCACCCAGCCATGAGCCAAAGGACAGCTGAGTGCAGAAGGTGTTGCTCATGAGGGAGCTATAGTGCAGAGGGTGGCAGATAGCCTGGTAACGGTCATAGGCCATAACAGCCAGCAGAAAACACTCTGTAGAGCCCAAGGAGAGAAGAAGGAACAACTGCAAGATGCAAACAGTGAAAGAGATGGCTTGGCTGTTCCCTAGCAGGACACCCACAGCTTTGGGGACACAGGCTGTGGTGTACCAGATCTCCAGGAAGGATAGATTGCAGAGGAAgtagtacatgggggtgtggagaTGTGCGGCGGTCCACACCAAGGCTATGATGGACACATTCCCTATGACCGTCAGGCCATACATCAGAGAAAACACCACACTGAGGGAGAAGCGGAAGTACCACGTGCCAGGGAATCCCAGGAGGATGAACTCTTGCACACTGGTGTGGTTCCCCATgcctaccccagccacaggatcCACCTGTGAAAACATGAGAAATCATGAGGCATTTAAACATCTGGAACAGACTTCTGAATACTGTTTCCTCCTCAAACATTAATGTAAAAGTTCTGTCCAAGTATGATTACCCAATCAAGTTTGTGTTACTGAAGCAGAGTAAAAACATCAGCCAACTGCACACAAGGGAATAATATGGCAAGGGTTACAGTTTTTCCTCTGTGCTGATTTTCTTGTGACTGTATAACACCTCAGATGACAGATTATTACAAATGTATTTTGAAATGCATTCATGGAatttcagggacttgaactgaGTATAATGGAATTGCTTTGAGTAGCCTGAGTCTCCTAATATACCCAATAGTTGGAACAATATATAGTCCATTGTCTTCCCACCCAACCTTGAAGTTTCCATCATTTCtgtttcatagagtcatagacactagggctggaagggacctcggaagatcaagtccagccccctgccccaggggcaggaagtcagcagggatcataggaacccagcaagataaacatccaaatgtctgctgaaggtgttcaaagtaggtgcttgaaccacctccggctgcagtctattccaaaccttgggggctcggacagtaaagaagtttttccttatgttcagcccgaaatggtcatggaggagtttgtaaccgttcaaccttgtcatcccttggggcactctggtaaacagatgttcccccagatcctggtgaacacctgataaacttataggtggccaccagatcacccctgagcctccgcttttctaggctgaagagtcccatggatctcagcctgtcatcataaggtctgttttcctgacctctgatcatgtgcatggctctactctgggctctctcaagcttctccacatcctttttgaattgtggagcccaaaactggatgcagtactccagctgtggcctcaccaaggccaagtataatgggagaatgatgtcctgggatttgcttctgttagaccctgactccatgagatgcccaacaactagggagaagaTGATCCAATTCttcatgggtcctgttactcattagccagagcaagcagggagcaaacaccagcacacattgctcacaacagctttattcagaatggagacagctttggacaaggGTCCCTTACAGACAGACAGCCCATGAACCAGGGGATCTTtactgaacaatagtttttttcccacatttatacattttggtTTAGGGtaattaacattcactccacgtTCATCTCTCCtcttgttccacccatttctcctcccaccttaagctcctcctctgtttactatttgcttcattagcatggaactGCCTATGCATTCCATTCATGTACATggctttttgctatgagtgcatgtctaaggCCATGAACTCCCTTCTTTTGGTCAATGGGAGGCCTCTGGATGTTTCTTTACCAATCTCCATTCACCCTTTCGCATATGTTCTTCTCAGTTATGCGTTATCTTCCACATTCCAacctgtttttctgtcccagatTGTACCATTTCCACCCTTTTTGGGtccctgtatcttatctcattcctcacggtagctggttcacagcacagaGTTATTTGCTGCTCTTTCcagaaaaatggttaacacaattaagatggttacttaacataagcaaaatcTTCTATATAAAAGTTATATCTCTCACAACAATACTATTATATGGTtaaaactacttgcctaagcattcacaaagttacttttaatatatatcattctgccttgtggtcagcagctttgctgagacacagattaaaCCTGCAACAGGAACAAGGCTTTAATGttccccaaaaatccacatagtgCTACCCTAACAAGTTCCTGCTCAGGATGAAGAGTGGGATTTTTTATAAGTACTTAGAAGCAGAGCAGGTTAAAGCTAGAATTTAAATTCTTTGTTAATTTCTAAAATTATGGGAGAAAAAAGTATACATTTGGATTGtagcattttgaaaatttcaaggggaagaaataataTTATTCAAGAATTATAtaacaagatttttaaaaaggtttaatTTGGCAAATGACATTGAAATAGGGATGCCAGCTATAAGTATCCTGGCTCGGGTACGGACCACATGGTTTTGAAGCTCCTATCTCCAGTGCCTCCAAGATCTTGGCTCCGCAGAGGATACTCAGGCAGCCTTGAGAGCTACAGCTCGAGTCTGTGTTTCCTCAGATTTTCCAGGCTCCATAAAGAAGAGCAGAGAGACAAGGTTCTGGGAGAACTAGGGCTCTCAATGTGTCTTGGTTCCTGTCTCTGCAGGAGGGACTTTAGTAGCCCAAATGTCCTCATTTCTGGTCTATCATATGTAGCAGCCCTATCACAGAACCAAAGATCCTAGGTTGTTTGGGGTCATTAGCTTGCCTGGTGTTTGCACAGTCAGGTAATGGATCCTACAAACCCAGGATCTCCAAGAGCCCATTAGGTAGACTTGAAATAAACCAAGCAAAGCTCTTACATTCCTAAGGTGTTTTTTGAAACAAACTCAAATAGTTTTCTTTAACGAGTCTGCGGTTCCCAGAAAAACCTGGTTTGTCAGAAGATTCCCAAGCCACTTCATTTAGAAGTGCAAGTCCTACAGAAGCCAATATTACTTTAACATCACTGACATTTATCAGGGCTTGAAAATCCAACTCCAAATTTCAGAAGTTTGTCTTCTGGTAATAGGCTAATCTACCACATAGGATAAAAAACTTATTACTATACAGAAGTAGCATAAAAGATGCTCACTGCTGCCTAAAGTCCCCCCGACCCCACTATCCACAAAGACACAGCTTCCCAAAGTGAGAACAAGTTCTTCTTAGTTTGCCTTTCACATAAAAGGTCCCATCTTCTGCACCTTACTCCAGTAAGTTTCCACTCATACATTGGTAACCTAGTTTGCACTTAAACAATAGCTTAGGAATCAAATACCAACACCAACCAAGTCAAATTCTTAAGACTTGCAGCCTACCCTCTTACTATTTGTAATactatttgtattattattattattattattgtcttGGTGTATAAAGGGTACTGTTGTAAGGAATGAAGAgaaatcagggtttttttttgcagagagagagaaaatcattGATCTTTACAGTGAGCTGGAATTTTCATAGGGGTCTAAAGGAGTCAGGGGTCCAACCTTATAAAATTAATTGGAGATTGGATGATTGGCTCCTTTATGTCTCCTTGAAAATTGCTTATCTGTAACATTTatcctttatttgtttttttcccttgcatttGCATTGCTCTTCAACCCAAATAGTATTATGTACAGAATGACTGTTATTCTCCTGTGTGTCTATACACCAGAAGGCTGCTTTGAGACATGTGGGTGTAAATGAATAACTTCAGTCAAATGTGGATGAGCTCTTGGTAAGCAttgttttccccattttacaggtgagagAAATAAGGTGGGTTGAGGAATAGCTTTGGCCAAAGCAATATGATAAGGGTAGAAAACAGGATCTCAGACTCCAATTCTGAGTCTAGAATGCTGAACATGTGCTTAAATGAAAAAATCTTAAGTTTTTTATTTTATGATAACTCCCTCCTTCCaccaattttaaaatttaaaacaaagggAAATGTTTTAATTTGGCCCCAAAATGATTAGAAAAGTAGTTCAAATGTGATCTACACTGTTCACAAAGATCTGTACTTCCTTTCAAATTTTATGCTGTATTAAAGAGAAGCAATATAGTTATTCTGTCAGAATCTGTCGGGTAATCTGAGATAGGGCAAAGTTTTAGAGTGGTAAAAGGATTTTGACTTAATGTCACCAAAATGCATATGCCTATTTATTAATACACTAAACTCTAGTTCCATTGGAAGCTGAATCTAGGTAGTGGTTTACACCTACCATCTTTGTTACAGGACCTTGTCTGTACACACTTTCCCTACTTGCCATCATTTTATTGTCTCTCCAAAGCACATTGACATTGGTTGTTAATAAATGATGCATCATAAAGCTTGGTTCCCATCAACACGAACTGATTATAGATGCCTAGTCCTCAAGTATATTAAAGCTAAATTACATAATTCTAGATGTTAAAAAAGACCTGGACACATGCTGGCCTTCCTCCATAGTGAAACATCTTGATGTTGGTATAGAATGGtattaatataaaagaaaacctAACACTTCCAAGACAAAATACAGTAGCAAATTACATCCTTCTTCCATCAGCAAGTTAAACTTTCCATCGCCATCCAGCCTGTTTACCTGTACTTACCTCGTTAATGAAATGGAACTCAAATTGGTTGTAAGAGGGAGGCTGTTTTGTATTGGTCTTCTATTTGCAGAGCCTTTGAGATTTTAAGCTCAAGAGAATTTCACAGGCTTCTCTGAAACATGCAGGACAGTCATACAGTTAGGATTTCCTCCTGCCTTTGCTAAATACTTCCTACAGTGTGGGGGTTTCAATGGTTTACTTCagcctttctctgtgccttggtttccccatctaCAACTTGACCCTTCCACCAACTCACTGGGAACAAGAAGATTCTTCAGAAAGACAAACATTTGAATCACAGGGTAGTGAACATTACTGGTCCTATAATAATAGTATTGACCCCCATCTAGCAGTACCAAATCTATTCACTGTGTACCTGTATGAAGACCAATAGCACTGCTGTGGAAACCCTACCATTTCAGAACAGATACAGACTTTGGGACTGAACTTAGAACTTTGTCCCATATCTCAGGAGGCCCTACAGCTGTTCATGCAAATACAGATGATGTCCTGTTGGGCACCATCCCTTTTAAAACACATGAAAAACTGAAAGCAATAAAGTGTTAGTGCATAAATAAGAATGCTGGAAAAGCCCTGCAGGATCATGGACAAAATGTAAATTGCTAAAAATAttgtcctcatagggcctgatccaaagtcaatTGAAAAAGTGATtcagggcctgggaagcaaggattatgaggaaagaatgaaagaactagtctggagaagagaagactgagagatgatttggtaatagtcttcaaatacctgaagggaggttaCAAAGATGGTGAAGATGGGCTTTCTCTGTGGTCATAGGGAagaggactaggagcagtggacaagttgcagcagaggaaatttagttgGAAATTGGGAGGGActtttgactatgagggtggtcaagcattggaacaggctgcacAGAGAAATTATGGCCTCTCCaaccttggagattttcaagatcAAGtaggacagacacttggctaagCCAGTTAAGAGATTATTTTACCTTGAGTAGGGCTAGATAACTGTGTGAAATTCCTACCAGCCCTCCATAGTTTCATCCCTGAAATAATTAGAGAGAGTCATTGTATCTCCTCACAATCATTATTTTCTGTGACCATTCTCCTTGACCAAAAAAGCCAAGTTCTTCCAGTGTCCTCCAATGGGTAAGGCTATCCATTCCCTCATCCCTCCTAGTAGCCTTTCTTTGTCTGTCTTCCAAGATGGATTGATATACCTCATCAAGGGTAACCAAATGTATAGTACCAGTGCCTTGCACAGTGGCTGTAAGTCCTCACTCTCCCTTCTGGGAAATATATCAAGCTAGAACTACATTTGCCTTTGCGCCAGCTATATCATGCAGTTGACTTACAGGCATACTCACAATAAAAGAGATTGTCAGAGAAACATTTTTCATTCATGGACCATTCATTAGACACCAAAGCCAAAGTTTTCAGAAGTTTCTAAGTGCCTCATCTACTTTGATCCGATAGGCCTCTAAATGGGACCAAGAAAGTATTTAGACACCTATGTTTGAGGCAGGCTCTTCTTGGCACCTTTCCACAAAACAGAAAGCTCAAAGAACACCTCGATCCAGGAAACACCTGCATTTTGGGCTGCAATATTCTTTAGGTACCTACAGTTAGGTTTCTAAGCAATAGGGTACTAATCCAGTTTGGTCACCATGGGCACGTCTACAAGTGCTACTATAGCGCCATTGCTACTTCACCACCATTTAATATTTCCTTCCGTGAAACACCTTCTGTAGGCTTACGTTTGCCTTTTCCTCAACCACATCATAAAGTTGGATCATAGACATACTCACAATACAAGAGAGTCTCAGAAACACAGTTTTATTTCATGGACCATTCATTAGGCATCAGTGCCAAAATTTTCAGAGTTATCTAAGTGCCTCATCCAGTTTGATCTAATAGGCCTCTAAATGGGACTGAGAAAGTATTTATGCACCTATGTTTGAGGAAGGCTCTTCTTGACATTGTTCCACACAACAGAAAACTTAAAGAACACCTAGATTCAGGAAACCCCTCCCATTTTAGCATTCAGTACTCACTAGGCACCTACAATCTGGCTTCTGAGCAATCAGGAAGTAATCCCGTTAGATCACCGAGGGACCTAACTATTGTCTAAGCTCAATTGCAATGTACATTTTTGCTAAGAGATGCCTATGTCCAGGGAGGATCTGACCCATTAGGCGTACTCATATCCTGACTATCTGTCAAGCCATGGCTTTGAGcctgggggtctcaatctgcctgGCACCACTGTTCTTCCCAGGCTGTCACTTCCTTAGCTGAGCACTGGGGTGGACATAGGTGATCATAAACCAATATCTGGGCCAACCATATGCTGAGTCCCTGAAActggagtggccagccagggtGATCTGACCCTTTACCTCTTCCTATGAAAACCCCAGGGTAACAAGGCTCAGTCTTGTATCCAGGCTGCCTTACCCTTGGCTTGTGCCTCTACTGGGTCTCTGGTAGATTCTCATCTTACCTGATCTGTCTTACCTAAGGGCCCTGAGTTTGGTCTGACCCATTGGCTCCCTAATGCAACTATGGTTTCATCTTTTGGATACCTGACCTAGCTGGCTTCCTGACCCCATGATCTGCCTGATCCCTCAATTGGACATCTAGCTTCTGACTTCCTGAATTTCCTATGCTTGGACTCTTCCCACTCACCTCAGATCTTGTTTGTTTCTTCTAACTCTGGGTTAGACCTGGCCACCCATGACCCAGTATGACACTATCTTGTGCCAACAATATTGAGCATATCTCCATAAACACCAGCAGTTGTGACCTTTTTCATAAAGGACTGGCTATTAGAGCACCTTTCTGAgaagtgggagatgcaggttACAGGCCCTGTGCACCCTATGAGAGTTCATGAGATAAGATGTGTGGAAGGCTCTCCCACTCAGACTATTCTA includes:
- the LOC132243783 gene encoding olfactory receptor 6F1-like → MGNHTSVQEFILLGFPGTWYFRFSLSVVFSLMYGLTVIGNVSIIALVWTAAHLHTPMYYFLCNLSFLEIWYTTACVPKAVGVLLGNSQAISFTVCILQLFLLLSLGSTECFLLAVMAYDRYQAICHPLHYSSLMSNTFCTQLSFGSWLGGFLAISVLAFLVSRLSFCSPNIINHFLCDIDSLIALSCTDTSLVELATFFVSIIVVVASCAVTLISYMYIISTILKIRSAQGQQKAFSTCSAHLTVVTIWFGSTIFLYVKPSAPNSLDMNKLVSSFNTVITPLLNPFIYTLRNREVKRALGKAFSRL